One window from the genome of Enterobacteriaceae bacterium Kacie_13 encodes:
- the fhuB gene encoding Fe(3+)-hydroxamate ABC transporter permease FhuB — translation MNRRALSVSLILLILMTLAAGALSVYNLHQQLPYSLWRSALWQPDIDDVQQMLFHYSSLPRIAVALLAGAGLGLVGLLFQQVLRNPLAEPATLGVSAGAQLGLTVATLWALPGGLITQQFAAMLGAVVIGVLVFGIAWGKRLSPVTLILAGLVLGLYCGAVNGLLGLFNYQRLQSLYMWSSGALNQQDWNIASFLLPRVIIVWLLAFLLQRPMILLGLDDGVAKNLGLGLSAARLAVLALAILMSAQLVNAVGMIGFIGLFAPLLAKMLGARRLFARLVMAPFIGALLLWFTDQVMQFLTQYWMEIPTGAATALVGAPLLLWLLPRLRNSMTPPPMDQGDKVPDERQHLVRWVSLALLVLLAGLAVALMAGRNATGWNWSTGADLQTLLPWRMPRVMAALAAGIMLASSGVLIQKLTGNAMASPEVLGISSGAAFGVVLMMFIVPGDAFVWLLPAGSAGAAVTLLVIMLASGIRSFSAERMLLTGIALSTAFSTLLTLLLASGDPRMGGLLNWISGSTYSVTADAAWRTLGLAAILMLLVPFLRRWINILPLGSVTAKSVGMALTPSRMAILMLAAIMTAAATLTVGPLSFIGLMAPHMARMMGFRRAMPQWMVASILGGLLMVFADWCGRMFLFPNQIPAGLLATFIGAPYFIYLLRKQAK, via the coding sequence ATGAACCGCCGCGCACTCAGCGTTTCGCTGATTTTACTGATCCTGATGACGCTGGCGGCCGGGGCGCTCAGCGTTTACAACCTGCATCAGCAGCTGCCTTATTCCCTGTGGCGCAGCGCACTGTGGCAGCCAGATATCGACGATGTTCAGCAGATGCTGTTCCACTACAGCTCGCTGCCGCGTATCGCCGTCGCGCTGCTGGCCGGTGCTGGTCTCGGGCTGGTGGGCTTATTGTTTCAGCAAGTGCTGCGCAATCCGCTGGCAGAACCGGCGACGCTCGGCGTGTCTGCCGGTGCACAACTTGGCCTGACTGTCGCCACGCTGTGGGCGCTGCCGGGCGGGCTTATCACCCAACAGTTCGCCGCTATGCTTGGCGCGGTGGTGATTGGTGTTTTAGTTTTCGGTATCGCCTGGGGGAAACGGCTTTCGCCGGTGACGCTGATCCTCGCCGGTCTGGTACTCGGCCTGTACTGCGGTGCGGTCAATGGACTGCTCGGGTTGTTTAACTATCAGCGCCTGCAAAGTTTATACATGTGGAGCAGCGGGGCGCTGAATCAGCAGGACTGGAATATTGCCTCGTTCCTGCTGCCGCGCGTGATCATCGTCTGGCTGCTGGCGTTTCTTTTACAGCGTCCGATGATCCTGCTGGGGCTGGACGACGGCGTGGCGAAAAACCTCGGTCTGGGATTATCGGCTGCGCGTCTCGCTGTGCTGGCGCTGGCCATTCTAATGAGCGCCCAGCTGGTTAACGCGGTGGGCATGATTGGCTTTATCGGTCTGTTCGCCCCGTTGCTGGCGAAGATGCTCGGCGCACGCCGCCTCTTTGCACGGCTGGTAATGGCTCCGTTTATCGGCGCATTGCTGCTGTGGTTCACCGATCAGGTGATGCAGTTCCTGACCCAATACTGGATGGAAATTCCCACCGGTGCCGCAACCGCGCTGGTCGGCGCGCCGCTGTTGCTCTGGCTGCTGCCGCGTCTGCGTAACAGCATGACGCCACCACCGATGGATCAGGGGGATAAAGTGCCGGATGAGCGTCAGCATCTGGTGCGCTGGGTATCTCTGGCATTGCTGGTGCTGCTGGCCGGACTGGCCGTCGCGCTGATGGCCGGTCGCAACGCCACCGGCTGGAACTGGTCGACCGGCGCTGATTTGCAGACGCTGCTGCCGTGGCGAATGCCGCGCGTGATGGCGGCGCTGGCGGCGGGCATTATGCTGGCATCATCGGGCGTGCTAATCCAGAAACTGACCGGCAACGCGATGGCCAGCCCCGAAGTGCTGGGAATAAGTTCCGGTGCGGCATTCGGTGTGGTGCTGATGATGTTTATCGTGCCGGGCGATGCCTTTGTCTGGCTGTTGCCCGCGGGCAGTGCCGGTGCGGCGGTCACCTTGCTGGTGATCATGCTGGCCTCGGGGATACGCAGCTTCTCCGCCGAGCGGATGTTGCTGACCGGCATCGCGCTCAGTACCGCATTTAGTACTTTGCTGACGTTGCTGCTGGCCAGCGGCGATCCGCGCATGGGTGGCCTGCTGAACTGGATTTCGGGGTCGACCTATTCCGTCACCGCTGATGCCGCATGGCGCACGCTGGGGCTGGCTGCGATCCTGATGTTGCTGGTGCCGTTCTTGCGACGCTGGATCAACATACTGCCGCTCGGCAGCGTGACCGCGAAATCAGTCGGAATGGCGCTGACGCCAAGCCGTATGGCGATTTTGATGCTGGCCGCAATCATGACCGCCGCCGCGACGCTGACGGTCGGGCCGCTGAGCTTTATTGGTCTGATGGCACCCCATATGGCGCGTATGATGGGCTTTCGCCGCGCGATGCCGCAGTGGATGGTCGCCAGCATACTGGGTGGCCTGCTGATGGTGTTCGCTGACTGGTGCGGGCGGATGTTCCTGTTCCCAAATCAGATCCCCGCCGGTCTGCTCGCCACCTTCATCGGCGCGCCATACTTTATCTATCTGCTGAGAAAGCAGGCGAAATAA
- the fhuC gene encoding Fe3+-hydroxamate ABC transporter ATP-binding protein FhuC yields MADNNVHPSTSLPESVFRLQDVSFSVPGRTLLAPLTLTFPQGKVCGLIGHNGSGKSTLLKMLGRHQSATAGTIFLNDSPLSQWDSKAFARQVAYLPQQLPPAEGMTVQELVAIGRYPWHGALGRFKHQDKEKVEEAVSLVGLKPFAHRLVDSLSGGERQRAWLAMMVAQDSRCLLLDEPTSALDIAHQKDVLALIQRLSREKGLTVIAVLHDLNMAARYCDQLMALRGGEMIAQGAPEEMMRGDVLEQIYGIPMGILPHPAGGAPVSFVY; encoded by the coding sequence ATGGCTGATAACAACGTACACCCGTCCACATCGCTGCCAGAAAGCGTATTCCGCCTGCAAGACGTCAGTTTTTCAGTGCCCGGACGCACGCTACTGGCGCCGCTGACGCTGACGTTCCCGCAGGGAAAAGTCTGTGGCCTGATTGGTCACAATGGCTCCGGTAAGTCGACGTTGTTAAAAATGCTCGGACGGCATCAGTCCGCCACGGCGGGCACGATTTTCCTCAACGACTCCCCGCTTTCCCAGTGGGACAGCAAAGCCTTTGCGCGTCAGGTGGCGTATCTGCCCCAGCAACTTCCGCCCGCAGAAGGTATGACGGTGCAGGAGCTGGTGGCGATTGGCCGCTATCCGTGGCACGGCGCACTCGGACGTTTTAAGCATCAGGATAAAGAAAAAGTTGAAGAAGCTGTCTCGCTGGTCGGCCTGAAACCCTTTGCCCATCGTCTGGTGGACAGCCTCTCCGGCGGCGAGCGGCAGCGCGCGTGGCTGGCGATGATGGTGGCGCAGGACAGCCGCTGTCTGCTGCTCGATGAGCCGACGTCTGCGCTAGATATCGCGCATCAGAAAGACGTGCTGGCCCTGATCCAGCGCCTGAGCCGGGAGAAAGGCTTAACGGTGATTGCCGTCCTGCATGACCTGAACATGGCGGCGCGCTATTGCGACCAGCTGATGGCGTTACGCGGTGGCGAAATGATAGCCCAGGGCGCACCGGAAGAGATGATGCGCGGCGACGTTCTCGAACAAATTTATGGTATTCCGATGGGCATCCTTCCGCATCCGGCGGGTGGGGCTCCGGTGAGCTTTGTATACTGA
- the erpA gene encoding iron-sulfur cluster insertion protein ErpA has translation MNETTALPLQFTEAAARKVQNLISDEENPNLKLRVYITGGGCSGFQYGFTFDDKINDGDMTIEKAGVALVVDPMSLQYLVGGSVDYTEGLEGSRFIVTNPNAKTTCGCGSSFSI, from the coding sequence ATGAATGAAACAACCGCGTTGCCGTTACAGTTTACTGAGGCCGCGGCGCGTAAGGTGCAGAACCTGATTTCTGATGAAGAAAATCCGAACCTGAAACTGCGTGTTTACATCACCGGCGGCGGTTGCAGCGGGTTCCAGTACGGTTTTACCTTCGATGATAAAATCAATGACGGCGACATGACCATCGAGAAAGCCGGTGTGGCGCTGGTGGTTGACCCGATGAGCCTGCAATATCTGGTCGGTGGCTCCGTTGATTACACGGAAGGTCTGGAAGGTTCGCGTTTTATCGTGACCAATCCGAACGCTAAAACAACCTGTGGTTGCGGTTCGTCATTCAGTATTTGA
- the clcA gene encoding H(+)/Cl(-) exchange transporter ClcA — protein sequence MNESHPQTPEAALAHGPRKRSEVLRMFLRRDKTPVAILIVAAVVGTVAGLLGVAFEKAVNWIMAARLSGLGFFSDYWIFLWPLTFIFSAVLAMCGYYLVRRFAPEAGGSGIPEIEGALEELRPVRWWRVIPVKFFGGMGTLGAGMVLGREGPTVQMGANVGKMMVDIFRLRSAEARHSLLATGAAAGLSAAFNAPLAGILFILEEMRLQFRYSLISIKAVFIGVIMSSIVFRIFNGDVAVIEVGKLANAPLNTLWLYLVLGMVFGVVGVSFNALIFRTQDMFARLHGGNMRKILIIGGVLGGFCGLLGLVQPEAAGGGFALIPLAAAGKYSLLMLLFIFVVRVATTLLCFASGAPGGIFAPMLALGTLLGTAFGTAALSWFPQYPIEPATFAIAGMGALFAASVRAPLTGIVLVLEMTDNYQLILPMIVTCLGATLLAQFLGGKPLYSAILTRTLQKQERENAEKAQAETAAESTNKQDSTVKNAHT from the coding sequence ATGAATGAATCACATCCCCAAACGCCTGAGGCGGCACTCGCCCACGGCCCGCGTAAACGCAGTGAAGTGCTGCGCATGTTCCTGCGTCGCGATAAAACGCCTGTCGCTATTCTGATTGTCGCTGCCGTAGTGGGGACCGTCGCCGGATTACTTGGGGTCGCGTTTGAAAAAGCGGTGAACTGGATAATGGCTGCCCGGCTTTCGGGTCTGGGATTTTTCAGTGATTACTGGATTTTTCTCTGGCCGCTGACCTTTATATTCTCGGCAGTGCTGGCGATGTGCGGCTATTACCTCGTCCGGCGTTTCGCGCCGGAGGCGGGAGGCTCGGGCATTCCTGAAATTGAAGGCGCGCTGGAGGAGCTGCGGCCGGTGCGCTGGTGGCGGGTGATCCCGGTGAAATTCTTTGGTGGCATGGGCACGCTCGGCGCGGGCATGGTGCTGGGCAGGGAAGGACCAACGGTACAGATGGGCGCGAACGTCGGCAAAATGATGGTGGATATCTTCCGGCTGCGCAGCGCCGAGGCGCGACATTCGCTGCTGGCGACCGGCGCGGCGGCGGGGCTTTCAGCCGCATTCAACGCGCCACTGGCCGGGATCCTGTTTATCCTCGAAGAGATGAGGCTGCAATTTCGCTACAGCCTGATTTCGATAAAAGCGGTGTTTATCGGCGTGATTATGTCGAGCATCGTTTTCCGTATTTTCAACGGTGATGTGGCGGTGATTGAAGTCGGTAAGCTGGCGAACGCGCCGCTGAATACGCTCTGGTTGTATCTGGTACTGGGAATGGTGTTTGGCGTAGTCGGCGTCAGTTTCAACGCGCTGATTTTCCGCACACAGGATATGTTCGCCCGGCTGCACGGCGGCAATATGCGTAAGATTTTGATTATCGGTGGCGTGCTGGGCGGTTTCTGTGGCCTGCTCGGGCTGGTTCAGCCGGAAGCGGCGGGTGGCGGTTTTGCGCTGATCCCGCTGGCCGCAGCGGGGAAATATAGTCTGCTGATGCTGCTGTTCATCTTTGTTGTGCGCGTCGCGACCACGCTGCTGTGTTTTGCCTCCGGTGCGCCGGGCGGGATATTTGCACCGATGTTAGCGCTGGGTACCTTGCTGGGTACTGCGTTCGGCACCGCTGCATTGTCGTGGTTTCCGCAATACCCGATTGAACCCGCGACCTTCGCGATTGCCGGAATGGGCGCGTTATTTGCCGCCAGCGTGCGTGCTCCGCTGACCGGTATCGTGCTGGTGCTGGAGATGACTGACAACTATCAGCTGATTTTGCCAATGATCGTCACCTGCCTCGGCGCGACACTGCTGGCGCAGTTTTTGGGCGGTAAGCCCTTGTATTCAGCGATTCTGACCCGCACGTTACAGAAGCAGGAACGTGAGAATGCTGAAAAAGCGCAGGCAGAAACTGCCGCGGAGAGCACCAATAAGCAGGACAGCACCGTGAAAAATGCCCATACTTGA
- the mtnN gene encoding 5'-methylthioadenosine/S-adenosylhomocysteine nucleosidase has translation MKVGIIGAMEQEVTLLRDKIINRQTIERAGCEIYTGQLHGVDVALLKSGIGKVSAAMGTTLLLEHCQPDVVINTGSAGGLAKTLKVGDIVVSDEVRYHDADVTAFGYEPGQMAGCPAAFTADPMLIELAETCIRQLDLNAVRGLVCSGDAFINGAAPLARIRATFPNVAAVEMEAAAIGHVCHLFETPFVVVRAISDVADGESHLSFEEFLAVAAQQSTLMVDAMLKALAESEE, from the coding sequence ATGAAAGTAGGCATCATCGGCGCTATGGAGCAGGAAGTGACTCTGCTGCGCGACAAAATCATCAACCGTCAGACCATTGAACGCGCGGGCTGCGAAATTTATACCGGCCAGCTGCACGGCGTTGACGTGGCATTGCTGAAATCCGGCATTGGTAAAGTCTCCGCGGCGATGGGTACCACGCTGCTGCTGGAACACTGCCAGCCTGACGTGGTGATCAACACCGGTTCCGCGGGCGGTCTGGCGAAAACGCTGAAAGTCGGCGATATCGTGGTTTCCGATGAAGTGCGTTATCACGACGCCGACGTGACCGCATTTGGTTACGAACCCGGCCAGATGGCCGGTTGTCCGGCGGCGTTTACCGCTGATCCGATGCTTATCGAACTGGCTGAAACCTGTATCCGTCAGCTGGATCTGAACGCTGTACGCGGCCTGGTGTGCAGCGGCGACGCCTTTATCAACGGTGCAGCGCCTCTGGCACGCATCCGAGCCACTTTCCCGAACGTGGCGGCAGTCGAAATGGAAGCGGCGGCTATCGGCCATGTTTGCCACCTGTTCGAGACGCCGTTTGTCGTTGTTCGCGCGATTTCTGACGTGGCCGACGGTGAATCTCACCTGAGCTTCGAAGAGTTCCTGGCCGTTGCAGCACAGCAATCCACCCTGATGGTGGACGCCATGCTCAAAGCGCTGGCTGAATCCGAAGAGTGA
- the fhuD gene encoding Fe(3+)-hydroxamate ABC transporter substrate-binding protein FhuD, whose protein sequence is MSDFPDFSGLTRRRLLQAIALSPLLASMPTFAGSRPDLSRIIALEWLPAELLIALGVMPMAIADIPNYELWVEEPKLAPSVIDVGQRTEPNMELIQQLKPSLLLVTQGYGPKTSQLESIAPVIDVKANDGSAKPLQLAINSLHKLADYLGLQDRAEQHLQLYHQQLAKTRELMKPVAQQPVLLITFIDTRHVLVFGEGSLFQEVMGDVGLTNAWQGEGSFWGSVSVGVERLASIKNARVLCFDHGSADIMDAVAPTPLWKSMPFVRNNQFTVVPAVWFYGATYSAMHFCRILNSTLRKPV, encoded by the coding sequence ATGTCTGATTTTCCTGATTTTTCAGGGCTAACGCGTCGCCGTCTGTTACAGGCGATAGCGTTATCCCCGCTGCTGGCTTCCATGCCGACATTCGCCGGATCCAGACCGGATCTCAGCCGTATTATCGCCCTCGAATGGCTACCTGCCGAGCTGCTGATTGCCCTCGGCGTGATGCCGATGGCGATCGCCGATATACCCAATTATGAACTCTGGGTGGAAGAGCCGAAACTCGCCCCGTCGGTGATTGATGTCGGTCAGCGCACCGAACCGAATATGGAGCTTATCCAGCAGCTTAAACCTTCACTGCTGCTGGTGACGCAGGGCTACGGCCCGAAGACCAGCCAGCTGGAATCCATTGCGCCGGTGATTGACGTGAAAGCCAACGATGGCAGCGCGAAACCCCTGCAACTGGCGATCAACTCTTTGCACAAACTGGCGGATTATCTTGGTTTGCAGGATAGGGCAGAACAACATTTGCAGCTTTATCACCAGCAACTGGCAAAAACCCGCGAGCTGATGAAGCCTGTCGCGCAGCAACCCGTTTTGCTGATCACCTTTATCGATACCCGCCACGTGCTGGTGTTCGGCGAGGGCAGCCTGTTCCAGGAAGTCATGGGCGACGTCGGGCTGACCAACGCCTGGCAGGGCGAAGGCAGTTTCTGGGGCAGTGTGTCGGTCGGTGTCGAGCGTCTGGCCAGTATCAAAAATGCCCGCGTGCTGTGTTTCGATCACGGCAGCGCCGACATCATGGATGCCGTTGCACCCACGCCGTTGTGGAAATCTATGCCCTTCGTTCGCAATAATCAGTTCACGGTGGTGCCTGCGGTCTGGTTCTACGGCGCAACCTACAGCGCGATGCATTTCTGCCGCATTCTTAACAGTACTCTGAGGAAACCGGTATGA
- the btuF gene encoding vitamin B12 ABC transporter substrate-binding protein BtuF, translating into MMRRFCLMLSVLWLPLAAKAAPAQRVVSLAPNLTELAFAAGLGDKLVGVSAYSDYPPQAAKIEQVANWQGINTERIVTLKPDLVLAWRGGNPQRPLEQLTSLGIHVVYLDPQNAGQIALALEELAQYSPEPSTAMRAAADFRQQWQALKLKYHRDNPVPAFIQFGTQPLFTASSATMQSEVLELCGAKNIFADSRVPWPQVSREQVLSRHPQVIVIAGGKSQKQVIEDYWRSLLSVPVITLESDWFSRAGPRILLAARQLCPEIADLPER; encoded by the coding sequence ATAATGCGCCGGTTCTGTCTCATGCTGAGTGTGCTGTGGCTGCCCCTAGCGGCAAAAGCGGCACCGGCGCAGCGGGTGGTCAGTCTGGCACCTAATCTGACAGAACTGGCGTTTGCCGCCGGGTTGGGCGATAAGCTGGTCGGGGTGAGTGCTTACTCCGATTATCCGCCGCAGGCGGCTAAGATTGAGCAGGTGGCGAACTGGCAGGGGATTAACACCGAACGTATCGTGACGCTGAAACCCGATCTGGTGCTCGCCTGGCGCGGTGGCAATCCGCAGCGTCCGCTCGAGCAGCTGACGTCGCTCGGCATTCACGTGGTGTATCTCGATCCGCAAAATGCCGGACAAATCGCACTGGCGCTGGAGGAACTGGCACAATACAGCCCGGAACCCTCCACCGCTATGCGCGCCGCAGCAGATTTCCGCCAGCAATGGCAGGCGCTGAAGCTGAAATATCACCGCGATAATCCGGTTCCCGCCTTTATTCAGTTCGGCACACAGCCACTTTTTACCGCCTCTTCGGCGACCATGCAAAGTGAAGTGCTGGAACTTTGCGGTGCAAAAAACATTTTCGCCGACAGCCGTGTCCCGTGGCCTCAGGTAAGCCGCGAGCAGGTTTTAAGCCGTCATCCGCAAGTTATTGTTATTGCAGGCGGAAAATCGCAGAAACAGGTGATTGAGGATTACTGGCGGTCGCTGCTCAGCGTGCCGGTTATTACACTGGAGTCTGACTGGTTCAGCCGCGCGGGTCCGCGGATTCTGCTGGCGGCCCGACAGCTTTGCCCGGAGATTGCTGACCTGCCTGAGAGGTAA
- the fhuA gene encoding ferrichrome porin FhuA has translation MAFQRSLSSPKDVFTRRTLALTITAALSSTSFYAGAATAPAKEDTINVTSSAAAEAAPESAWGPAATIAAKHSATGTKTDTPLVKTPQSISVVTREEMDMKQPASVKEALGYTPGVFASRGSSNTIDAMSIRGFTSVNTNQYLDGIKLQGDNYSEVSMDPYMLERVELLRGPSSVLYGKSNPGGVVSMVSKRPTTEPLKEVQFKMGTDNLYQTGFDFSDAIDDAGVYSYRLTGVARSQDTQQQMAKEKRYSIAPSFSWRPDDKTDFTFLSNFQNDPDAGYYGWLPREGTVVPYYDANGKAHKLPTDFNEGEAGNRMSRNQKMVGYSFAHQFDDTWTVRQNLRYTKLDTEYKSVYGFGYLGNGNITRSYVQSKEKLANFDVDTQAQAKFGTAAVDHTLLMGVDYMRMRNDIDADYGSASNLNLADPQYGNGNVSLYFPYEILNRQEQTGLYMQDQAQWNKWILTVGGRYDFAKSSTFTRTTNSASQINDQQFTWRGGLNYLFDNGISPYFSYSESFEPNAGATKQGQPFDPSIGKQYEAGVKYIPNDRPISLTAAVYQLTKDKNLTANPSDANFSVQSGEIRSRGLELEAKAAVNANINLTASYTYTDAKYTHDTSFEGKRPVEVPANMASLWADYTFHETALSGLTVGSGVRYVGASSSFYTTNGVNADKANEAFNVSSYTVVDATIKYDLARFGLPGSSVGVNVNNLLDREYVASCYRDYACYWGAERQVVATATFRF, from the coding sequence ATGGCTTTCCAGCGCTCCCTTTCTTCACCCAAAGACGTCTTTACGCGTCGAACACTGGCTTTAACTATTACGGCGGCATTGAGCTCCACGTCCTTTTACGCAGGCGCGGCAACCGCTCCGGCAAAAGAAGATACCATCAATGTCACCAGTTCAGCCGCTGCTGAAGCAGCACCGGAATCTGCGTGGGGGCCCGCCGCGACTATCGCCGCGAAACACAGTGCGACCGGAACGAAAACCGATACGCCACTGGTGAAAACCCCGCAGTCTATTTCCGTTGTGACCCGTGAAGAAATGGACATGAAACAGCCTGCTTCAGTTAAAGAAGCGCTGGGCTATACGCCGGGCGTTTTCGCCAGCCGTGGCAGTTCTAACACCATCGACGCCATGTCCATCCGTGGTTTCACCTCGGTGAACACTAATCAGTATCTCGACGGCATCAAACTTCAGGGGGACAACTATTCTGAAGTGTCGATGGATCCGTACATGCTTGAGCGCGTTGAACTGCTGCGCGGGCCGTCATCCGTTCTTTACGGTAAAAGCAATCCGGGCGGCGTGGTCAGCATGGTCAGCAAGCGTCCGACCACTGAACCGCTGAAAGAAGTACAGTTCAAAATGGGTACGGATAACCTGTACCAGACCGGTTTTGATTTCAGCGATGCCATCGACGATGCGGGCGTGTATTCCTACCGTCTGACCGGCGTGGCGCGCAGTCAGGATACGCAGCAGCAAATGGCGAAAGAAAAACGCTATTCGATTGCGCCGTCTTTCTCATGGCGTCCTGATGATAAAACCGACTTTACCTTCCTGAGCAATTTCCAGAACGATCCGGATGCCGGTTATTACGGCTGGTTGCCACGTGAAGGTACCGTGGTTCCGTACTACGATGCCAACGGAAAAGCACATAAACTGCCGACAGATTTCAACGAAGGTGAAGCGGGCAACCGCATGTCCCGCAACCAGAAAATGGTCGGTTACAGCTTCGCACATCAGTTTGATGATACCTGGACGGTTCGCCAGAACCTGCGCTACACCAAACTCGATACCGAATATAAATCAGTTTACGGCTTCGGCTACCTCGGTAACGGCAACATCACGCGCAGCTACGTACAGTCCAAAGAGAAGCTGGCTAACTTTGATGTCGATACGCAGGCCCAGGCTAAATTCGGCACCGCCGCTGTCGATCACACCCTGCTGATGGGTGTCGATTACATGCGTATGCGTAACGATATTGATGCGGATTACGGCAGCGCAAGTAATCTGAATCTGGCAGATCCGCAATACGGCAACGGCAATGTCTCATTGTACTTCCCGTATGAGATCCTCAATCGTCAGGAGCAAACTGGTCTGTACATGCAGGATCAGGCGCAATGGAATAAGTGGATCCTGACTGTTGGCGGCCGTTACGATTTCGCCAAAAGCTCAACCTTTACGCGCACCACCAACAGCGCTTCGCAGATCAACGATCAGCAGTTTACCTGGCGTGGTGGTCTGAACTATCTGTTCGACAACGGTATTTCTCCGTACTTCAGCTACAGCGAATCCTTTGAACCGAACGCAGGTGCCACCAAACAAGGCCAGCCGTTCGATCCTTCAATAGGTAAACAGTATGAAGCGGGTGTTAAGTACATCCCGAACGATCGTCCGATCAGCCTGACGGCAGCGGTGTATCAGCTGACCAAAGATAAAAACCTGACTGCCAACCCGTCTGACGCTAACTTCAGCGTTCAGTCTGGTGAAATCCGTTCTCGCGGTTTGGAACTGGAAGCCAAAGCAGCGGTTAACGCCAACATTAACCTCACGGCGTCTTATACCTATACCGATGCAAAATACACGCATGACACCAGTTTCGAAGGCAAGCGTCCTGTTGAAGTGCCGGCAAATATGGCGTCTCTGTGGGCGGATTACACCTTCCACGAAACCGCGCTCAGCGGCCTGACAGTTGGCTCGGGTGTGCGTTACGTCGGTGCCAGCTCCAGCTTCTACACCACAAACGGTGTGAATGCAGACAAAGCAAATGAAGCATTTAATGTGTCTTCCTACACAGTGGTGGATGCCACGATCAAATATGATCTCGCGCGCTTTGGCCTGCCGGGTTCTTCTGTGGGTGTGAACGTCAATAACCTGCTGGATCGTGAATACGTCGCCAGCTGCTATCGCGATTACGCCTGTTATTGGGGCGCGGAGCGTCAGGTGGTTGCAACCGCAACCTTCCGCTTCTAA
- the hemL gene encoding glutamate-1-semialdehyde 2,1-aminomutase codes for MSKSESLFTQAQALIPGGVNSPVRAFSGVGGVPLFIERADGAFLFDADGKAYIDYVGSWGPMVLGHNNAEIRNAVIEAAQRGLSFGAPTEMEVKMAELVTGLVPSMDMVRMVNSGTEATMSAIRLARGFTHRDKIVKFEGCYHGHADCLLVKAGSGALTLGQPNSPGVPADFAKHTLTCTYNDLDSVRAAFGQFPHDIACIIVEPVAGNMNCVPPLPEFLPGLRAICDEFGALLIIDEVMTGFRVALGGAQEYYDVVPDLTCLGKIIGGGMPVGAFGGRREVMDALAPTGPVYQAGTLSGNPIAMAAGIACLTQVAQPGVHQTLTDRTTQLAEGLLHAAKAENIPFVVNHVGGMFGLFFTDSDTVTCYQDVMKCNVERFRKFFHLMLEEGVYLAPSAFEAGFMSLAHSEEDIQRTIDAARRCFAKL; via the coding sequence ATGAGTAAGTCAGAAAGTCTGTTCACGCAGGCGCAAGCGCTAATCCCGGGCGGTGTGAATTCGCCGGTACGTGCCTTCTCCGGCGTCGGCGGCGTCCCGTTATTCATCGAGCGTGCTGACGGAGCCTTCTTGTTTGATGCCGATGGCAAAGCCTATATCGATTACGTCGGTTCCTGGGGGCCGATGGTACTCGGCCACAACAATGCGGAAATTCGTAATGCGGTGATCGAAGCGGCGCAGCGCGGTTTAAGCTTTGGCGCGCCGACCGAAATGGAAGTGAAAATGGCCGAACTGGTCACCGGACTGGTGCCAAGCATGGACATGGTGCGCATGGTTAACTCCGGCACCGAAGCCACCATGAGTGCCATCCGTCTGGCGCGCGGCTTTACTCATCGCGATAAAATCGTCAAATTCGAAGGCTGCTACCACGGCCACGCAGACTGCCTGCTGGTAAAAGCCGGTTCCGGCGCGCTGACCCTTGGCCAGCCAAATTCTCCGGGCGTTCCGGCAGATTTCGCCAAACATACCCTGACCTGTACCTATAACGATCTGGATTCCGTGCGCGCCGCTTTCGGGCAATTCCCGCACGACATCGCCTGTATCATCGTTGAGCCGGTGGCGGGCAACATGAACTGCGTGCCACCGTTGCCGGAATTCCTGCCGGGTCTGCGTGCGATTTGTGATGAGTTTGGCGCGCTGCTGATCATCGACGAAGTGATGACCGGTTTCCGCGTCGCGCTGGGCGGTGCTCAGGAGTATTACGATGTAGTACCGGATCTGACCTGTCTGGGCAAAATCATCGGCGGCGGTATGCCGGTGGGCGCATTCGGTGGCCGTCGTGAAGTCATGGATGCGCTGGCACCGACCGGTCCGGTTTATCAGGCGGGTACGCTTTCCGGTAACCCGATTGCCATGGCCGCCGGTATTGCCTGCCTGACGCAGGTTGCACAGCCGGGTGTCCATCAGACCCTGACCGACCGCACCACTCAGCTGGCAGAAGGTCTGCTGCACGCGGCGAAAGCGGAGAATATCCCGTTCGTGGTCAACCACGTCGGCGGTATGTTTGGCCTATTCTTCACCGATTCAGATACCGTGACCTGTTATCAGGACGTGATGAAGTGCAACGTTGAGCGCTTCAGAAAGTTCTTCCACCTGATGCTGGAAGAAGGCGTGTATCTGGCCCCTTCCGCGTTTGAAGCCGGATTTATGTCTCTGGCGCACAGCGAAGAAGATATCCAGCGCACCATCGACGCCGCGCGTCGTTGTTTCGCGAAGCTGTAA